A genomic window from Levilactobacillus yonginensis includes:
- a CDS encoding zinc ribbon domain-containing protein encodes MTQEKFCPQCGTKLPADAVFCRNCGYKFSEQPQTPQQTQSTPTPQPTSTTTNWWAFLNSPNFKKWATIGGVAIGLALVVIITMNVIFQKQQEAKQKAEQASIARVSRSRSSSESKIQSTERRLSKDAVDVVTNMIQDDFDLDAKATDVTVERHTGGDHYSGYASVEDDYGDSTSVDINITDVKYEKSVSVEIPDTSTLYDEFDSND; translated from the coding sequence ATGACACAGGAAAAATTCTGTCCGCAATGCGGAACCAAGTTACCAGCGGACGCGGTCTTTTGCCGGAACTGCGGGTATAAGTTTAGTGAACAACCACAGACGCCACAGCAGACGCAATCAACACCGACGCCACAGCCAACGTCAACCACCACGAATTGGTGGGCGTTTCTTAATAGTCCTAATTTTAAAAAGTGGGCCACCATTGGTGGTGTTGCAATTGGTCTAGCTCTCGTGGTGATTATTACCATGAACGTTATCTTTCAAAAACAACAAGAAGCCAAGCAAAAAGCTGAACAAGCTTCAATTGCCCGGGTCAGTCGTTCAAGGTCGTCCAGTGAATCTAAGATACAGTCGACAGAACGGCGATTGTCCAAGGATGCGGTTGATGTCGTTACCAACATGATTCAAGATGATTTTGACTTGGATGCTAAGGCGACAGATGTCACCGTTGAGCGACACACGGGTGGGGACCATTATTCAGGCTACGCATCCGTGGAAGATGATTACGGCGATAGTACATCTGTGGATATTAATATAACTGATGTGAAGTATGAAAAATCTGTCTCAGTTGAGATTCCAGATACGTCAACGCTATATGATGAATTCGATAGTAACGACTAA
- a CDS encoding ABC-F family ATP-binding cassette domain-containing protein — protein sequence MLTVNNVSMQFSDRKLYDDVNLKFTPGNCYGVIGANGAGKSTFLKIIEGKLKPTTGNVSMGPNERMSSLNQDHFAFEDEKVMDTVIRGHQKLYDIMTEKNAIYMKPDFSDADGLRAAELEGEFGEMGGWEAESEASQMLQALGIDESLHQVLMSELTESQKVKVLLGQALFGHPDVLLLDEPTNGLDVQSISWLENFLADYENTVIVVSHDRHFLNQVCTNMCDVDFGKITLFVGNYDFWMESSELAAQLKANANAKKADQIKQLQDFVARFSANASKSKQATSRKKQLEKITLDDIKPSSRKYPFIKFNPERELGNDLLRVEHVSKAIDGVTILDDVSFTLRPGEKTAFTSRNDLTTTTLMQIIAGEMEPDSGNVVWGQTTSTTYLPKNVNDYFAENQLSVIDWLRQFASKEESDNTFLRGFLGKMLFSGDDVNREVDVMSGGEKVRAMLSKMMLSKANVLLLDDPTNHLDLESITSLNDSLVSFTGSIIYTSHDHEFIQTIANRIIEVSPKGIVDRADSTYDEFLNHKQVQEQVAALYDEK from the coding sequence ATGTTAACCGTCAATAATGTCAGTATGCAGTTCTCCGACCGGAAGCTCTACGACGATGTTAATCTTAAGTTCACCCCGGGGAATTGTTATGGGGTCATTGGCGCTAACGGCGCTGGGAAATCCACTTTCCTGAAGATCATCGAAGGTAAGTTGAAGCCCACGACCGGGAACGTCTCCATGGGACCAAACGAACGGATGTCCAGCTTGAACCAAGATCACTTTGCCTTTGAAGATGAAAAGGTGATGGACACGGTCATTCGGGGCCATCAAAAGCTCTACGATATCATGACTGAAAAAAACGCCATCTACATGAAGCCTGATTTCAGTGACGCCGACGGACTTCGCGCGGCTGAATTAGAAGGTGAATTTGGTGAAATGGGTGGTTGGGAAGCCGAATCCGAAGCATCTCAGATGTTACAAGCGCTGGGTATTGATGAGTCTTTACACCAGGTCTTGATGAGTGAACTGACGGAATCACAAAAAGTGAAAGTCCTGTTGGGCCAAGCTTTGTTTGGTCATCCTGACGTGTTACTCTTGGACGAACCGACCAACGGGTTAGATGTCCAATCTATTAGTTGGTTGGAAAATTTCCTGGCAGATTACGAAAACACCGTCATTGTGGTTTCCCATGACCGGCATTTCTTGAACCAGGTCTGCACGAACATGTGTGACGTGGACTTTGGGAAAATTACGCTGTTTGTCGGGAACTACGACTTCTGGATGGAATCCAGCGAGTTAGCCGCCCAGCTGAAGGCGAACGCCAACGCCAAAAAGGCTGATCAAATCAAGCAATTACAAGACTTCGTGGCGCGATTCAGTGCCAACGCCTCCAAGTCTAAGCAGGCCACTTCACGAAAGAAACAGTTGGAAAAGATTACCTTGGACGACATCAAGCCTTCTTCACGGAAGTACCCCTTCATCAAGTTCAACCCGGAACGGGAACTTGGTAACGACCTCCTGCGGGTGGAACACGTTTCTAAGGCGATTGATGGCGTGACGATTTTGGACGACGTGAGCTTCACGTTACGGCCAGGCGAAAAGACGGCTTTCACTAGCCGCAACGACTTGACCACCACGACGTTGATGCAGATCATCGCTGGTGAAATGGAACCAGATAGTGGGAACGTTGTGTGGGGCCAAACGACCAGCACGACCTACCTCCCCAAGAACGTCAACGATTACTTTGCTGAAAACCAGCTATCCGTCATTGACTGGTTACGGCAATTTGCTTCCAAGGAAGAGAGCGATAACACCTTCTTGCGCGGCTTCTTAGGGAAGATGCTTTTCTCTGGGGATGACGTAAATCGGGAAGTCGACGTGATGTCCGGGGGCGAAAAGGTCCGGGCAATGCTTTCCAAGATGATGTTGAGTAAGGCCAACGTCCTGTTACTGGACGACCCAACGAATCATTTAGACTTGGAATCCATTACGTCATTGAACGACAGCCTGGTTTCGTTTACGGGCAGTATCATCTACACGTCCCATGACCACGAGTTCATCCAAACGATTGCAAACCGGATCATCGAAGTAAGTCCTAAGGGCATCGTTGACCGGGCAGATTCTACTTATGACGAATTCCTGAATCATAAGCAAGTTCAGGAACAAGTCGCTGCACTTTACGATGAAAAATAA
- a CDS encoding immunoglobulin-like domain-containing protein, whose product MNKGVKFWLAVVIGLMGMGVSYPVQAATEKPVVIRNTRVNLLKSPRSTGIKHRGKTYSKRILWVTKRVRSKGYTYYRLTNHHQNLGYIRANATTKVQRPQLTFKRQSVQQDAAFKPLAGKQLRVTRPDKVQVTATSHVNTKVPGKYTVTYHVTDTAGYRFNVKRSVKVRKLSLDALATSWFDDNKGEYRIVKPGQKADVEIYYDDDTTVSHPVVWGSTRPAVATVDQRGNVTPIADGMTLITATFNGKTLRVPLLVNGGKQLSMSSTDQLAALSEKNGAAVLRFRQSPEQKLQGLWVANQRYFMYSNGHQDSIGGGNNVTAVYLQGYDLFATDISAPQHVIVQTKDVTGAEHHYVSDIVGY is encoded by the coding sequence ATGAATAAGGGCGTCAAATTCTGGTTAGCAGTGGTTATCGGTTTAATGGGCATGGGAGTTAGTTACCCAGTCCAAGCCGCCACAGAAAAACCGGTGGTCATCCGTAACACCCGCGTGAACTTATTGAAGAGTCCTCGTTCGACAGGCATTAAGCATCGTGGCAAAACTTACAGTAAGCGGATTCTCTGGGTGACGAAACGGGTACGCAGCAAGGGGTATACATATTATCGATTAACGAATCATCACCAAAATTTAGGCTACATTCGGGCTAACGCTACGACTAAGGTTCAACGACCCCAGTTAACGTTTAAACGGCAATCAGTCCAGCAGGACGCAGCTTTTAAACCACTAGCGGGCAAGCAACTCCGGGTTACCCGACCGGATAAAGTTCAGGTGACAGCTACTAGTCACGTGAACACCAAAGTTCCCGGTAAGTACACGGTGACTTACCACGTCACGGATACGGCTGGTTATCGCTTCAACGTGAAGCGGTCGGTGAAAGTACGTAAGCTGTCCTTGGACGCTTTGGCAACCTCGTGGTTTGACGACAACAAGGGTGAATACCGAATTGTGAAACCGGGACAGAAGGCGGACGTGGAAATCTATTACGATGATGATACGACAGTCAGCCATCCCGTGGTCTGGGGTAGTACACGGCCAGCGGTTGCGACGGTCGATCAGCGGGGGAACGTGACACCAATCGCTGATGGCATGACCTTAATTACGGCAACGTTCAATGGTAAGACCTTGCGGGTCCCACTATTGGTGAATGGTGGGAAACAACTTTCGATGAGCAGTACGGATCAACTTGCCGCCTTGAGCGAAAAAAATGGCGCGGCCGTGCTGCGGTTTAGGCAGAGTCCCGAACAAAAACTGCAAGGACTCTGGGTCGCCAATCAACGGTATTTTATGTATAGCAACGGCCATCAGGATAGCATCGGCGGTGGTAATAACGTCACCGCGGTGTATTTACAGGGCTACGATTTATTTGCAACGGATATTTCTGCACCACAACACGTCATTGTCCAAACTAAGGACGTGACGGGGGCAGAACACCATTACGTTAGTGATATAGTGGGGTATTAA
- a CDS encoding type II toxin-antitoxin system RelB/DinJ family antitoxin: MNHSELNINQPEHLDVALVAGLKEQATKVYAQYDMSLTTAINLFLQQSVADGSLPFDVELSKQALRQEVEREAKMGETQTFASVEELWQDLNDNQ; the protein is encoded by the coding sequence ATGAACCATTCAGAACTGAACATCAATCAACCGGAACACCTTGATGTGGCGTTAGTTGCCGGCCTAAAAGAACAAGCAACCAAAGTATATGCGCAGTACGACATGAGTCTGACCACGGCCATTAATTTATTTCTACAACAATCCGTGGCGGACGGTTCCCTGCCGTTTGACGTTGAGCTCTCTAAGCAAGCGTTGCGTCAGGAAGTTGAACGAGAGGCGAAGATGGGCGAGACTCAGACCTTTGCTTCGGTCGAGGAACTCTGGCAGGACTTGAACGATAATCAGTGA
- a CDS encoding helix-turn-helix domain-containing protein: MPRPYHERLNFKMALPLRVISHGTVGLKLVLPHWHQAVELAFAYKGRPGTVHIGGSTYEMQPSHLYVINSEVVHSYETFLDEDNQVMTLLLPAAWLRNVVGNDQLPIWGPLDLDLNSEPYQELARSVRTLAASGGEEPVDQADYLASLGAEYQLVGQLLKKLTVNGQVNSDQLPLPQPLRQAVTEIQEKYSQAVSIAELAERLNYSSVYFSRYFKEYMGISPKAYLGQIRLERATQLLMTSQESIQSIALKTGFRTEKNFFVTFKQRFQMTPKSYRERYAAQQTWT, from the coding sequence ATGCCACGGCCTTATCATGAGCGTTTGAATTTTAAAATGGCGTTACCGTTACGAGTGATTTCACACGGAACAGTTGGTCTGAAGCTAGTTTTACCACATTGGCACCAGGCGGTTGAACTGGCCTTTGCCTACAAGGGCCGACCAGGAACTGTCCACATTGGTGGTTCAACTTATGAAATGCAGCCAAGCCACCTGTACGTGATTAATTCGGAAGTGGTCCATAGCTATGAGACCTTCTTGGATGAAGATAATCAAGTGATGACACTGTTGCTACCAGCAGCGTGGTTGCGTAACGTGGTGGGTAACGACCAGTTGCCTATTTGGGGGCCGCTGGATCTGGACTTAAATAGTGAACCGTACCAAGAACTAGCGCGTTCGGTGAGAACGCTGGCGGCGAGTGGTGGTGAAGAACCAGTCGATCAGGCGGACTATCTTGCCAGCCTAGGTGCGGAGTATCAATTGGTGGGTCAGCTGTTAAAGAAGCTAACTGTTAACGGTCAGGTCAATAGCGACCAGTTACCGTTACCCCAACCGTTGCGCCAGGCAGTTACGGAGATTCAGGAAAAGTATAGCCAGGCGGTGTCCATTGCTGAGTTAGCGGAACGACTAAACTACTCCAGTGTTTATTTTTCTCGGTACTTCAAAGAATACATGGGCATCTCGCCCAAAGCGTATCTCGGACAGATTCGGTTGGAACGGGCGACCCAGTTGTTGATGACATCGCAAGAATCCATTCAAAGCATTGCCCTCAAGACGGGGTTTCGGACGGAGAAAAATTTCTTTGTGACGTTTAAGCAGCGTTTCCAGATGACCCCGAAGTCTTATCGGGAACGTTACGCCGCCCAACAGACCTGGACGTAG
- a CDS encoding nucleoside hydrolase produces the protein MRNVYFNHDGSVDDLVSLLLLLQMEDVHLTGVGVVGADSYLEPALAASRKIIDRFGHGEQLDVAASDSRGVHPFPKEWRLDAFSLDALPILNEAGTVHTPVAAQPAHLDLVAKVQATDGPTTLVMTGPLTDLARALESDPSIAEKIDRLYWMGGTFDGRGNVAEPEQDGTTEWNAYWDPEAVKTVWDSQIPIQMVGLESTRQVPLTPAIRQHWAQLRQHPAIDFIGQGYALVPALQHFETNSTYFLWDVLNTVASEFSATVTTKQVMSDVLTTGPGRGRTFETPDGRPVTLVTQVDHDAFFQHIDDLAILADD, from the coding sequence ATGCGTAACGTCTATTTTAACCATGATGGTAGTGTTGATGACCTGGTTTCCTTGCTGTTATTGCTCCAAATGGAAGATGTCCACCTGACCGGCGTGGGTGTCGTTGGTGCCGACTCGTACCTGGAACCCGCCTTAGCCGCCAGTCGCAAAATCATTGACCGGTTTGGCCATGGTGAACAACTGGACGTCGCCGCTTCTGATTCCCGCGGCGTGCATCCCTTCCCTAAGGAATGGCGATTAGACGCTTTTAGTTTAGATGCCTTGCCAATCCTGAACGAAGCTGGTACCGTACATACACCAGTGGCAGCACAACCCGCTCATTTAGACTTAGTAGCTAAGGTCCAAGCCACCGACGGACCCACTACCCTAGTTATGACCGGTCCTTTGACCGATCTGGCTCGGGCTTTGGAATCCGATCCCAGCATCGCCGAGAAAATCGACCGCTTGTACTGGATGGGTGGTACGTTTGATGGTCGTGGTAACGTCGCAGAACCCGAACAGGACGGCACCACGGAATGGAACGCCTACTGGGACCCAGAAGCCGTTAAAACCGTTTGGGACAGCCAAATTCCGATTCAAATGGTTGGACTCGAAAGTACCCGCCAGGTACCATTGACACCAGCGATTCGCCAACACTGGGCCCAACTTCGTCAACACCCAGCCATCGATTTCATTGGCCAAGGCTACGCGCTGGTTCCTGCCCTCCAACATTTTGAGACCAACTCCACCTACTTCTTATGGGACGTCCTCAACACGGTGGCCAGTGAATTTTCTGCTACCGTCACGACTAAACAGGTCATGAGTGACGTACTAACAACCGGACCCGGCCGCGGTCGAACCTTTGAAACGCCGGATGGTCGCCCCGTCACGCTAGTTACTCAGGTCGACCACGATGCGTTCTTCCAGCATATTGATGACCTCGCTATCTTAGCGGATGACTAG